In the Advenella kashmirensis WT001 genome, one interval contains:
- a CDS encoding ABC transporter substrate-binding protein, translating to MKSVSVKKRPIVAACMLAVAGMLTGVNASAEQKTLYLGMNGGDMQRGFEEHVFPAFEKANNVKIVVVPGTSTDVLAKAQAFKDKPQMHIMFLDDGIMNRATRMGLCEPIKDDKALSELYPETLIGKNMAAGVVTTMTGLSYNTKLFKENNWAPPTSWKDLADPKYKGKVVFQSVASSTYGLHAFMMLNRIDGGDDSNYQDALTKFKDTVAKNVVAYIPSSAKISEMTQTGEAALFPLTPTAIYSLKEKNLPVEYVDPKEGSVLLAVAQCVIANNSEPELAQKLASYLLSVPAQEGALKFGQYPSNKNVAAKTEHKELLGDFEKYMKHVVVVDWDSINKVRPKLNRDWKEQIER from the coding sequence ATGAAATCAGTATCAGTAAAAAAACGTCCGATCGTTGCGGCTTGCATGCTGGCTGTGGCCGGAATGCTGACGGGTGTGAACGCGAGCGCGGAACAGAAAACGCTTTATCTTGGCATGAACGGCGGTGATATGCAGCGCGGGTTCGAAGAGCACGTCTTCCCGGCTTTCGAAAAAGCCAACAACGTGAAGATTGTTGTGGTGCCTGGCACGTCCACAGATGTCCTGGCCAAGGCGCAGGCATTCAAGGACAAGCCGCAAATGCATATCATGTTTCTGGATGATGGCATCATGAATCGCGCCACCAGAATGGGGTTGTGCGAACCCATCAAGGATGACAAGGCGCTGTCCGAGTTGTATCCGGAAACGCTGATTGGTAAAAATATGGCTGCCGGCGTGGTCACGACCATGACCGGCCTGTCATACAACACCAAACTATTTAAGGAGAATAACTGGGCGCCGCCGACATCCTGGAAAGATCTGGCTGATCCCAAGTACAAGGGTAAAGTGGTATTTCAGTCTGTGGCCAGCAGCACCTATGGCCTGCATGCCTTCATGATGCTCAACCGCATTGACGGCGGCGACGACAGCAATTATCAGGATGCGCTGACCAAGTTCAAGGACACGGTCGCCAAAAACGTGGTTGCCTATATTCCGAGTTCGGCCAAGATTTCCGAGATGACACAAACCGGAGAAGCGGCCCTGTTTCCGCTGACACCCACAGCCATCTATTCGCTGAAAGAAAAAAATCTGCCTGTGGAATATGTGGATCCCAAAGAAGGTTCCGTGCTGCTGGCGGTCGCCCAATGCGTGATTGCCAACAACAGCGAGCCTGAGCTGGCGCAAAAGCTGGCCTCCTATCTGCTATCGGTGCCTGCACAGGAAGGTGCGCTCAAATTCGGACAGTATCCATCCAATAAAAATGTAGCCGCCAAAACCGAGCACAAGGAACTGCTGGGCGATTTTGAGAAATATATGAAGCACGTGGTTGTTGTAGATTGGGACAGCATCAATAAAGTTCGTCCGAAACTGAATCGCGACTGGAAGGAACAGATCGAACGTTAA